DNA from Synechococcus elongatus PCC 6301:
CCTGTGTGGTGCATCACAGAGGTTCCGATAATTTTGCGGTCTAATGAAATCGAGTTCAGTCTCCGACCTATGATGAACTTCCGCTTTTTACAGCTTGGCAAGTCAGTCGGTTCTTGCTTGATTCTGCAAGGACTCTTACTACTGTTAATCTCTAGCATTCTCAAGGTAGATCCCCTGCAACCCGCCCATAACAGTAGCGCTAGTTTCTTTTGGGAAAACTGGGCTCTTGACCAGCCTCCCGCTGTCCCCTAACTGCCCTAGACCGTCGCTGGTAATGATTGAGTGATTGCTGTTTGCAGATGAGCTAAAGTCCGCTCATTTTCTGCTGGGCTACCAATCGTAATTCGCAGTCCGTCAGCGGTGTGGCGCACCAACGTTCCCTGAGCTTTGAGTTGTGCGGCTAACGCTGCAGTTTGTGAGGAAGACTGCGTTTTTAAAAATAGGAAATTGCTAGCGCTAGGCCAGACTTGAAGCTGGGAAACGACTTGCAGTTTTCGATAGAGGCGATCGCGTTCAGTGATCAATCTAGGGATGGCTGAGAGTAGTTGCGATCGCGCCTCGAGGGCAAGAGTTGCTGCCAATTGAGCCACGCTTGGCAGATTGTAGGGTAACCGAATTGCTTCGAGGGCAGCAATCAGTTGGGGATCCCCAATGCCGTAGCCAACACGATGGGCGGCCAGTCGCAACGCTTTAGAAAAGGTACGGGTAATCAGCCAGTTGGGGTGTTGGGGTAACTCAGCCAGCAGGGTTTCGCCGCTGAATTCAAAATAGGCCTCATCAATTACCACTAAAATCTGGGGCGGGACTTGGCGCAGCCAGTCTTTTTCCGCTTCCGTCAGCGGGTTTGCGGTGGGTGAGTTGGGATGGACAACGAAACAGAGGCGAACTGGCGTGCCCTCCGTTTGGGTAATCGCAGTTTCGGCCGCCGCCAGATCCATCTCCCAAGTTTGGGGATCGCGGCCGATCCGCACTACAGGAATCCCCAAAGTCTCTGCCACAATCCCGTACATCGAGAAGGTTGGCTCCGCCACCAAGACCGAGCCTTGTCCACCCAGGCACGTGGCAATCAAGATCGAGCGAATCAGCTCATCGGAGCCGTTGCCCACAGTGACGTGCTCTGGCCCCGGTTGCCATTGCCCAGCGGTTTGCTCACTCAAGTAGTCGACGATCGCCGCCTTGAGATCCGTGTGGCTGCCATCGGGATAGCGGTTGGACGCGATCGCCTCCACATAGCGATCTGCCAGCGTTTGCTTGAGATCGGTCGGTAGATCATAGGGACACTCATTAGTGTCGAGAATGTCCATCGCCATACCAGTCCCGCCCGGATTGGGGTGGTGGGGCTGGCAACGAGCAAGCTCAGAACGCAAAAACGGCAGCATGGCGCGGCAGGGGTGAGGAGGAGCAGAAATTAACGAAGAGCGATCGGAAAGACCCAGTCTTGGTAGGCGGCCAAGCGCCCTTCGGTGATCAAGGTCAGTTGTTGGCGAATTTGATCGGTGATCGGGCGATCGCACGGTGTCAAGTAGTTCTCAACTTGTTTGACCGGCGTCACCTTGGCGGCAGTACCACTCAGGAATACTTCGTCGGCAATGAACAATTCCGACTTATCAATCGGGCGTTGATCGACGGGGATCCCCAGGTCTTGTGCCACCCGAATCACGCTGTCGCGGGTGATGCCTTCTAGGATGTCTTGGTCGTAGCCAGGGGTGATCAGACGGCCATTGCGAACCATGAATAAGTTCATGCCCGTGGCTTCGCAGACCTTGCCCTGACTATTCATTAGGATGGCTTCATCAAACCCAGAGGCGACCGCTTCAGTTTTGGCGAGCGATGAGGCGATGTAGGCACCGCTGATTTTGCCGCGCAGCGGTAGGCTGCGATCTTCTTGGCGATACCAAGAGCTAATTCGGCAACTGACCCCTTCGGGTGAGAGATAGTCGCCCAGCTGCAGACCGTAGATGAAGAAGTCTTTTTCGATGTTGTGCAGGCGCGGCGCAATCCCCAAATCCGAGGTGTAGACGAAGGGGCGGATGTAGAAAGATTGGCTAGGCTGGTTTTTCTGAACGAAGGCTTCGATTGCCTTGAAGATCTCCTCGGCACTCAATTCAAAGTGGAGAAACTTAGCACTTTGACTCAGCCGTTGGCAGTGGCGATCGAGCCGAAACAGTAAGACGCGATCGGGATTTTCAGGATCGGGGATCCCGCGCAGCCCGCCAAAGGCACCGGTGCCGTAGTGGAGGGCATGAGTTGCAATTGAGAGTTGTGCCTCAGGGAAGGGAACCAACTGTCCGCGAAAAAAAGCGTAGGGCAGAAAGTCGTTCATGGTCCCGATCGAGACTCCCAGTGGCAATGGATAGAGAAACGTCTCAGTGCGGCGACTGAGCCTGCGTTATTTTCTCACCATCTTTATTGAGTCTACAAATCCTGAAATTTCTACCCGTTCCTCAAAGACAGGACTGAGGTAGAGCGATCGCGGTAAGTGCTGGGCTGGCATGGGTGACTCGGAGAAACCGCTCAACTGAGCGAGGTGCCGGGCTGCAGAGCGCCTTCCCCAGACTTTAAAGAGGAGCGATCGCGAAAGCCCCCAACAATTCGCCAGCTTTCAGCGAGACAGTCGGGGGCAGGGGAGTTAACGACATCAAACACAACCGACGGCGACTAGACCGCCGCTTCCATGCCTTCAAACAGGCGATCGCGGATCACAGAGGTGAGCTGAGGGTCGCGGTTGACATCGCGATCGGTCAGCAGGAACCACCAAAGTTGTAGGTTACTCAACATAATGTAAAGACCTCGAAAGAATTCTTAACGCTTGTTAACAATTTAGCAGTCCTTGTCTCAGTTGGGAGTTGGGGAAACCGACCCTGGTGGATCGGTTGTCTGGACAGAAGGGTGGCGCCAAACCTCGAAAGTCCTGTCCCTGGGGCGTATGGAGGCATTGCGATCGCAGGGCAGGGAGAGTGCGTCAGAATGCGAAAGCACCTTTCGAGACCAAGACTGCATGACTGTCGCCATGGCTGCCGCGATCGCCCAGGATTGGCAATGGCAAGGGCACAAGATTCGCTGGACGGTGGCGGGCGAAGGTCAACCGCTGATCCTGCTCCATGGTTTTGGAGCCAATCTCGGCCACTGGCGCAAAAATATTCCTGCGATCGCTGCGGGGGGCTACCGAGTCTACGCCTTGGATCTACTCGGTTTTGGCGCGTCCGATAAACCTGATCGCGACTACAGCCTCGACCTCTGGGCAGAATTGGTCAACGACTTTTGGACGACGCACATCCAGCAGCCGGCTTGGGTGGTCGGCAATTCGATTGGCGCCCTGCTGAGCCTGATGTTGTTGGTGGATCAGCCCGATCGCTGGCGGGGCGGCGTCTTGCTCAACTGTGCTGGTGGTCTCAACCATCGCCCCGAGGAAATGATCTGGCCCTTGGGTTGGGTGATGAGCAGTTTTGCCAAAGTCGTCAATACGCCCAAGATTGGCCCATTTTTGTTCAATCAAGTCCGCCAGCGCTTTCGCATCCGGCAGACGCTGCGGCAGGTTTACGGCAATCGCAACGCAGTGACCGAGGAGCTGGTTGACTTGCTCTACGGCCCCTCCTGCGATCCCGGAGCTTACGAAGTCTTTGCCGCAATTTTGCGATCGCCCGCTGGCCCCTCGCCTCAAGAGCTGTTGCCACAACTACAGCGGCCGTTGTTGGTGATTTGGGGTGAGGCAGATCCTTGGACGCCCGTCTCTGCGAGCAAAATTTTCCAGACGGCGGACAGCGAGGCGGTGATTGAGTACCTAACGTTGCCGGCGACGGGGCATTGCCCCCACGATGAGCGACCGGAGTTGGTCAATCCGCTGATTTTGAATTGGCTGGATCGCCAAGCGATCGCGGCTTAAGACAGGCTCTGCTGGTTGAGAGATCCGAGCTTTCTGTCCGTGGGGGTGTTTGCGCACCCTCACACCCACGCACTGGGGGACTCGACTCCCCCAGCCCCCCGCAACAAGATTTCGGGTAGGACTGATCGGTAGGGAAGCGATCGTGGCGGGTAAGACTAACCGATGTTGATCGCTGGTGAGAGGCTCTGTGAATCGGGTAGTAGCGTCCTAACTGTTCCAATCAATGAAATAAGTTTCTCTGGCTTCTGGTGGATGAGGAGGCAGTCTGCTCAAGCGCCGCTGAGGTCGCCGCGACTGTTGAGGATGCGGCCCGCGATCGTTTCTGGCTGCAGGGCGGAGAGAATCACATGGCCTGAATCGGCGATCAGAACTGCCTTTGTGCGCCGACCGCAGGTGACATCGACGAGTTGCCCACGTTCGCGGGCTTCACTCACTGTGCGCCGGATCGGAGCGGAGTCAGGACTGACGATTGCAATCAGGCGATCGGCGGCGACAAAGTTACCGAAACCGGCGTTGAGTAAGGCTTGAGCCATTGTTGAAGTGGTCGGGGGCAGTGGCCCCATCCTAGGAGCTGTCTGTTCCATGGGCCCTAGGTCAGCCCAAAGCTGAGGCTCCCGCTGGCCTGATAGGCTGGCATCAGTCTGCCTGCCGAAGTCCCATGCAACCTGTCGATTACACCACGTTGGTCGCGGTCTGCCGGGAACTCCAAACAGCGGTTGTGCCGGCTCGGCTCGAACAGGTCTATCAACGCGATCGCTTCAGTCTGTCTCTCGGTCTGCGGACCATGAGCGATCGCCCCTGGCTGTTGCTGTCGTGGCATCCAGAAGCTGCGCGACTGCATTTAGATACGCCGCCACCCCGCGATCCTGACACCTTTACTCTCAGTCAACAGCTGCAAGCGGTGTTGAAGGGATTTGCCCTGATCGATCTGCACATTCCACAGCCCTGGGAGCGCATTGTGACGCTCTCCTTTGGCGATCGCCCAGGAGATCCGCCGCGCTTTCGGCTGTTACTAGAGGTGATGGGCAAGTACAGCAACCTCGTCCTCGTCAATGGCGACAGTGAGATTGTGACGGTGGCGCATCAGGTCAGCGATCGCCAGTCGCGCTTGCGCACGGTACGCACGGGTGAACCTTACGAGTGGCCACCAGCGCTGACGACGCCAATTCCCGATTTGGATGAACCCTTCGATCGCTGGTGCGAACGCCTACAACTCGTGCCAGGACGCCTCGATCGCCAGTTGATTCAGTGCTATCGCGGCCTCAGTAGTCGCTTGGTGCAGCAGCTTTGTCGTCAAGCGGATTTGGATCCGCAGCAGAATACAGCAGCGATCGCCCCGGCTGCGTGGCAGCAGTTGTACGGGGCTTGGCAGGATTG
Protein-coding regions in this window:
- a CDS encoding alpha/beta fold hydrolase, with protein sequence MEALRSQGRESASECESTFRDQDCMTVAMAAAIAQDWQWQGHKIRWTVAGEGQPLILLHGFGANLGHWRKNIPAIAAGGYRVYALDLLGFGASDKPDRDYSLDLWAELVNDFWTTHIQQPAWVVGNSIGALLSLMLLVDQPDRWRGGVLLNCAGGLNHRPEEMIWPLGWVMSSFAKVVNTPKIGPFLFNQVRQRFRIRQTLRQVYGNRNAVTEELVDLLYGPSCDPGAYEVFAAILRSPAGPSPQELLPQLQRPLLVIWGEADPWTPVSASKIFQTADSEAVIEYLTLPATGHCPHDERPELVNPLILNWLDRQAIAA
- a CDS encoding branched-chain amino acid transaminase, whose amino-acid sequence is MNDFLPYAFFRGQLVPFPEAQLSIATHALHYGTGAFGGLRGIPDPENPDRVLLFRLDRHCQRLSQSAKFLHFELSAEEIFKAIEAFVQKNQPSQSFYIRPFVYTSDLGIAPRLHNIEKDFFIYGLQLGDYLSPEGVSCRISSWYRQEDRSLPLRGKISGAYIASSLAKTEAVASGFDEAILMNSQGKVCEATGMNLFMVRNGRLITPGYDQDILEGITRDSVIRVAQDLGIPVDQRPIDKSELFIADEVFLSGTAAKVTPVKQVENYLTPCDRPITDQIRQQLTLITEGRLAAYQDWVFPIALR
- a CDS encoding histidinol-phosphate transaminase, which produces MLPFLRSELARCQPHHPNPGGTGMAMDILDTNECPYDLPTDLKQTLADRYVEAIASNRYPDGSHTDLKAAIVDYLSEQTAGQWQPGPEHVTVGNGSDELIRSILIATCLGGQGSVLVAEPTFSMYGIVAETLGIPVVRIGRDPQTWEMDLAAAETAITQTEGTPVRLCFVVHPNSPTANPLTEAEKDWLRQVPPQILVVIDEAYFEFSGETLLAELPQHPNWLITRTFSKALRLAAHRVGYGIGDPQLIAALEAIRLPYNLPSVAQLAATLALEARSQLLSAIPRLITERDRLYRKLQVVSQLQVWPSASNFLFLKTQSSSQTAALAAQLKAQGTLVRHTADGLRITIGSPAENERTLAHLQTAITQSLPATV
- a CDS encoding DUF370 domain-containing protein — protein: MAQALLNAGFGNFVAADRLIAIVSPDSAPIRRTVSEARERGQLVDVTCGRRTKAVLIADSGHVILSALQPETIAGRILNSRGDLSGA